In the genome of Negativicoccus succinicivorans, one region contains:
- a CDS encoding acetyl-CoA carboxylase biotin carboxyl carrier protein subunit domain protein, whose product MKKSKKRMRASLLLTAALAVLGVVGVMAQAVVHTTVLTGKVTDVVPVGTDVKEGTPLVSVESLAGSMPAARATVDGKVTKVETQVGATINKGDEVAIVETK is encoded by the coding sequence ATGAAAAAAAGCAAAAAACGCATGCGCGCGTCCTTATTATTGACCGCGGCCTTAGCTGTTTTGGGCGTGGTCGGCGTCATGGCGCAGGCTGTGGTTCATACAACCGTATTAACGGGTAAAGTAACCGATGTCGTGCCGGTAGGTACGGACGTCAAAGAAGGCACGCCGCTTGTCTCCGTCGAATCGTTGGCCGGTTCGATGCCGGCAGCGCGGGCTACGGTAGACGGTAAAGTAACAAAAGTGGAAACGCAAGTCGGTGCAACGATCAATAAAGGCGACGAAGTCGCGATCGTGGAAACCAAATAG
- a CDS encoding rod shape-determining protein: MFGNKRKSVRSKSARRTPPATRQHRSHSLLDWLAGVGATDIAVDLGSANTVVYVRGEGVVVREPSVLAVDRETREVVALGTKAAALAGRVPQELALVRPVERGVITDFSAAAHLVRELVGRQVSGLWKRPRLVMTMAGRQSDVAAAALLGTAAALGARKAVRLSGTLAAAYGADLDKAKTAGLLVADLGAGKTDLAVVDANGLVDTEVLPLGSMDIDRAIAKIVLQETGLLLGPLTCERLKQRFCDVDENAMATSLCAGKDSQTGLPRQTEITAAMLRPALIPYAHQIAQALHEVLHQTRPELSQWISSHGIMLVGGGALLRGLDRYLTQFLGVPVYLGEDPLYAVAIGAGKALWEMPLLRDSLGFENPHSA; this comes from the coding sequence TTGTTCGGAAATAAACGTAAATCGGTACGGAGCAAAAGCGCGCGACGGACACCGCCCGCGACGCGGCAACATCGCTCGCACTCCCTGCTCGATTGGCTGGCCGGTGTCGGCGCGACGGATATCGCTGTCGATTTGGGCTCCGCCAACACGGTAGTGTATGTACGCGGCGAGGGTGTCGTGGTACGGGAGCCTTCGGTGCTGGCAGTCGACCGGGAAACGCGTGAAGTCGTGGCGCTCGGTACGAAAGCGGCGGCCTTGGCCGGCCGCGTACCGCAGGAACTTGCCTTGGTGCGACCGGTGGAACGCGGTGTCATCACCGATTTTTCCGCGGCGGCGCACTTGGTGCGTGAACTTGTCGGACGACAAGTTTCGGGTTTATGGAAACGTCCGCGCCTGGTGATGACGATGGCGGGACGGCAAAGCGATGTCGCTGCGGCGGCCTTGTTGGGCACGGCGGCGGCTCTCGGAGCGCGGAAAGCGGTACGCTTGTCGGGAACGCTTGCCGCGGCGTACGGCGCCGATTTGGATAAAGCCAAAACAGCGGGACTGTTGGTCGCCGATTTGGGCGCGGGCAAAACGGATCTGGCCGTGGTGGACGCGAACGGTTTGGTGGATACGGAAGTGCTGCCGCTCGGCAGCATGGATATTGATCGGGCGATTGCGAAAATCGTTTTACAGGAAACGGGATTGTTGCTCGGTCCCCTCACCTGTGAACGTTTGAAACAGCGTTTCTGCGATGTCGATGAAAACGCGATGGCCACATCGCTATGCGCGGGTAAAGACAGTCAAACCGGTTTACCGCGGCAAACGGAAATCACGGCAGCCATGTTGCGACCGGCGCTGATTCCCTACGCGCATCAGATCGCACAGGCGTTGCATGAAGTGTTACATCAAACACGCCCCGAACTCAGTCAATGGATTTCGTCGCACGGCATCATGCTGGTCGGTGGCGGCGCGCTTTTGCGCGGGTTAGATCGTTACTTAACACAATTTCTCGGCGTGCCGGTGTATCTCGGCGAAGATCCGCTCTATGCGGTGGCCATCGGCGCGGGCAAAGCGCTGTGGGAAATGCCCTTGTTGCGTGACTCTTTGGGCTTTGAAAATCCGCACTCCGCGTAA
- the murA gene encoding UDP-N-acetylglucosamine 1-carboxyvinyltransferase, whose product MEQLFIKGGRRLSGKVRVSSAKNAVLPIIAATMLPITPSTLPEIPHLEDVTTICKVLEQLGVVVSQTDNELRFDAAQLTSYEAPYEWVSKMRASFLVMGPLLARLGRAKISLPGGCAIGTRPIDLHLKAFAALGAEINLGHGYVEAVVPNGLKGAQIYLDFPSVGATENALMAACLADGRTVIENAAEEPEIVDLVMFLNSMGANIRGAGTNVIRIEGVKELHGVVHSVIPDRIEAGTFMVAAAMTGGDVYVENALAEHVKPLVAKLKEAGAAVVEDINGIRVVGPDRLQAVDVKTLPYPGFPTDMQAQFMALTTIAEGTSVVKETVFENRFMHVDALTRMGAKIKIEGGSAVIEGVERLEGCPVEATDLRAGAALVLAGLVADGMTSVGHLHHIDRGYDRFVEKLSGLGADIVRK is encoded by the coding sequence TTGGAACAATTATTCATCAAAGGCGGTCGCCGACTTTCCGGCAAAGTGCGCGTGTCGAGCGCCAAAAACGCCGTATTGCCGATTATTGCGGCGACGATGCTGCCGATTACTCCGAGCACTTTGCCGGAGATTCCGCATTTGGAAGATGTCACGACCATTTGCAAGGTGTTGGAGCAACTCGGCGTCGTCGTTTCCCAAACGGACAATGAATTACGCTTTGATGCGGCGCAGTTGACATCTTATGAGGCGCCGTACGAATGGGTCAGCAAAATGCGGGCTTCGTTCCTTGTGATGGGGCCGCTTTTGGCACGCTTGGGGCGGGCGAAAATTTCGCTGCCGGGCGGTTGCGCGATCGGCACCCGACCGATTGATCTGCATTTGAAAGCGTTCGCCGCGCTCGGTGCGGAAATTAATTTGGGGCACGGCTACGTGGAAGCCGTCGTACCGAACGGCTTAAAAGGCGCGCAGATTTACCTCGATTTTCCGAGTGTCGGCGCGACCGAAAACGCGTTGATGGCGGCATGCCTTGCCGACGGTCGCACGGTCATTGAAAATGCAGCGGAAGAGCCTGAAATTGTCGATCTCGTGATGTTTTTGAACAGCATGGGCGCGAACATTCGCGGCGCGGGCACGAATGTGATCCGCATCGAAGGCGTGAAAGAACTGCATGGTGTCGTGCATAGTGTCATTCCCGATCGTATCGAAGCCGGTACTTTCATGGTGGCGGCGGCCATGACGGGCGGGGATGTGTATGTGGAAAACGCGTTGGCGGAGCACGTCAAACCGCTGGTCGCGAAGTTAAAAGAAGCGGGCGCGGCCGTGGTGGAAGACATCAACGGCATTCGCGTAGTCGGTCCGGATCGCTTGCAGGCGGTCGACGTGAAAACATTGCCGTATCCGGGTTTTCCGACCGATATGCAGGCGCAGTTTATGGCGCTCACGACAATTGCCGAGGGCACGAGCGTGGTCAAAGAAACCGTATTTGAAAATCGGTTCATGCATGTGGATGCGTTGACTCGCATGGGCGCCAAAATTAAAATTGAAGGCGGCAGCGCGGTGATCGAAGGCGTGGAACGTTTGGAAGGTTGTCCGGTTGAAGCGACCGATTTGCGCGCCGGCGCCGCCTTGGTGCTGGCCGGTCTGGTGGCGGACGGAATGACGTCGGTCGGACATCTGCATCACATCGATCGCGGTTATGACCGTTTTGTGGAAAAATTAAGCGGTTTGGGAGCAGACATTGTTCGGAAATAA
- a CDS encoding AbgT family transporter, with amino-acid sequence MKTAVASERPKGILGWIERVGNRVPDITILFIGAFLIVCVISALMSPINFSYINPVTKEPIRIISMLAPSQLVKLMTKMVTNYSGFPPLGMVIVATLGIAIADGSGYIRAGLRKLLAVTPKAALSPIIILAGMLSHIGPDTGYVIIIPIAAYMFYAVGKHPLAGIAASFAGIAGAFAANYTPSAIDPVIQGFTQSAAQIIDPSYQVNILCNYFYMFGATFVVIPSCWYITEKIVEPWLWKMYPLSTDADIEAETNTPLTAKENRAFYAASAFLILFMVGLFWALSTPDSVWRAPNGTIASFKAPVMQSLVSLIFVIAGGTGLIYGIMSGKFKSPKDVTRAMEDMTHTLVQLIVFYFFAAQFLYAFNASQIGVLLAVSGADFLRSLAMPPQLTIGGIIIFVGLLNLIITSASAKWAILAPIFVPMLMGVGIAPELTQVAFRVSDSAVNVVTPMFAFYPLIITYCQKYVKEAGIGTLSSMMLPYTIGLLVTLSIVLYVFWGLDLPLGLQASYLYPRP; translated from the coding sequence ATGAAAACTGCTGTAGCGTCGGAAAGACCCAAAGGAATTTTGGGCTGGATCGAGAGGGTGGGCAACCGCGTTCCCGATATCACGATTTTGTTTATCGGCGCCTTTTTGATTGTCTGCGTCATCTCCGCTCTGATGTCGCCGATCAACTTCTCGTATATTAATCCGGTCACCAAAGAACCGATTCGTATTATCAGCATGCTGGCGCCGAGTCAACTCGTCAAATTGATGACGAAGATGGTCACGAATTACTCCGGCTTCCCGCCGCTCGGCATGGTCATCGTAGCGACATTGGGCATCGCCATCGCCGACGGCTCCGGCTATATCCGCGCGGGCCTGCGCAAGTTGCTCGCCGTCACGCCGAAAGCAGCGCTCTCGCCGATTATTATTTTGGCGGGTATGTTGAGCCATATCGGTCCGGATACCGGTTACGTAATCATTATCCCGATTGCCGCCTACATGTTTTACGCGGTAGGCAAGCATCCGCTCGCCGGTATCGCCGCATCGTTCGCCGGCATCGCCGGCGCGTTTGCCGCCAACTACACGCCAAGCGCGATCGACCCCGTTATCCAGGGGTTCACGCAAAGCGCGGCGCAGATTATCGACCCTTCGTATCAAGTCAACATTTTGTGTAACTATTTCTACATGTTCGGCGCGACGTTCGTCGTCATCCCTTCCTGCTGGTACATCACCGAAAAAATCGTCGAACCGTGGCTGTGGAAAATGTATCCGCTTTCTACCGATGCTGATATTGAAGCGGAAACGAATACGCCGCTCACCGCGAAAGAAAATCGCGCGTTCTATGCCGCCAGCGCATTCCTCATTTTGTTCATGGTCGGTTTGTTCTGGGCGCTGTCCACGCCGGATTCCGTATGGCGCGCGCCGAACGGCACGATCGCAAGCTTTAAAGCGCCGGTCATGCAGTCCCTGGTTTCGTTGATCTTCGTCATCGCCGGCGGTACCGGTTTGATCTACGGCATTATGTCGGGTAAATTCAAAAGTCCGAAAGATGTCACCCGCGCGATGGAAGATATGACGCATACTCTCGTGCAATTAATCGTATTCTACTTTTTCGCGGCGCAGTTCCTGTACGCGTTCAACGCGTCGCAGATCGGCGTTCTGCTCGCCGTTTCCGGCGCGGACTTCCTGCGTTCACTGGCGATGCCGCCGCAGCTTACGATCGGCGGAATCATTATCTTCGTCGGCCTCTTGAATTTAATCATTACTTCGGCTTCGGCGAAATGGGCCATCTTGGCGCCGATCTTCGTCCCGATGCTGATGGGCGTCGGTATCGCTCCGGAACTTACGCAGGTAGCGTTCCGCGTCAGCGACTCGGCGGTCAACGTCGTCACGCCGATGTTCGCGTTTTATCCTTTGATCATTACGTACTGCCAAAAATACGTCAAAGAAGCCGGCATCGGCACGTTGAGTTCCATGATGCTTCCCTATACGATCGGCTTGCTGGTGACATTGTCCATAGTCCTCTACGTGTTCTGGGGTCTCGACCTGCCGCTCGGTCTGCAAGCTTCGTACTTATATCCGCGCCCGTAA
- the pepT gene encoding peptidase T encodes MSRESLLERFLRYISIPSQSDPTVSEIPSTKMQWDMVRELETELKELGLEDIHVSEHAVLTARLAATSDAPEGTPVIGFCTHVDTVDVQLAPEISPQVVENYDGGVITLNKEKNLVLDPETETALKNYVGDTIVTTTGNSVLGSDDKAGVAAVMGAITELVKSGAPHGEIYLAFVPDEETGLRGSKKMELDRFPVDFAYTLDCCEIGEVVYETFNAGSAVINIQGIAAHPMSAKGNMVNPVLIACDFVQYFDRLKTPENTDGTDGYIWVQGISGNQSNASVELNIRDHHRDRYLGYKDYIEKAVAFLKERYPRATIELSMEDVYANIKDAKTPANEFAVDHIYTAMERLGITPKTLSMRGGTDGSYLSSQGIFTPNFFTGGHNFHSVYEYLPLNSLVKSSEMVRTIIDLVQEDAKK; translated from the coding sequence ATGAGTCGTGAATCTTTACTGGAACGTTTCTTGCGTTATATCTCGATCCCCAGCCAAAGCGATCCGACCGTCAGCGAAATCCCCAGCACGAAAATGCAGTGGGACATGGTACGCGAGTTGGAAACGGAATTAAAAGAACTGGGCTTGGAAGATATTCATGTGAGCGAACACGCGGTTTTGACCGCGCGTTTGGCCGCCACCTCCGACGCTCCGGAAGGCACGCCGGTCATCGGTTTTTGCACCCACGTCGATACGGTAGACGTGCAGCTTGCTCCGGAAATTTCGCCGCAAGTCGTGGAAAATTATGACGGCGGCGTCATTACGCTCAACAAAGAAAAAAATCTCGTGCTTGATCCGGAAACGGAAACCGCGTTGAAAAATTACGTCGGCGACACGATTGTGACGACGACCGGCAACTCCGTGCTCGGTTCCGATGACAAAGCGGGCGTCGCCGCGGTCATGGGCGCGATCACCGAACTGGTGAAAAGCGGCGCGCCGCACGGTGAAATTTACCTGGCATTCGTGCCGGATGAAGAAACCGGTTTGCGCGGCAGTAAAAAAATGGAGCTCGATCGTTTCCCCGTCGACTTCGCGTACACGCTTGATTGCTGCGAAATCGGCGAAGTCGTTTACGAAACGTTTAACGCCGGCAGCGCCGTGATCAACATCCAAGGTATCGCCGCGCACCCGATGTCCGCGAAAGGCAACATGGTCAATCCGGTACTGATCGCCTGCGATTTCGTGCAGTATTTTGATCGCCTGAAAACGCCGGAAAACACCGACGGTACCGACGGTTACATCTGGGTGCAGGGCATTTCGGGCAACCAGTCGAACGCGAGCGTCGAGCTCAACATCCGCGATCATCATCGTGATCGTTACCTCGGCTATAAAGATTACATCGAAAAAGCGGTCGCCTTCTTAAAAGAACGGTATCCGCGCGCGACAATCGAACTTTCGATGGAAGATGTCTACGCCAATATTAAAGACGCGAAAACACCGGCAAACGAATTCGCCGTTGATCATATTTACACCGCGATGGAACGCCTCGGCATCACGCCGAAAACGCTTTCGATGCGCGGCGGCACCGACGGTTCGTACCTGTCCTCGCAAGGCATCTTCACGCCGAACTTCTTCACCGGCGGTCACAATTTCCACTCGGTCTACGAATATTTACCGCTTAATTCCTTAGTGAAATCGTCGGAAATGGTTCGCACCATTATCGATCTCGTTCAGGAAGACGCGAAAAAATAA
- a CDS encoding ECF transporter S component, whose translation MENWQKDPAADKPRATEATSPVNDLQADSQVTERPADERPSVAPPTKRSFMTVRQLVITGLLGGITALLGLTGYGFIHLIYMKATILHIPTIIGGIVEGPRVGMMTGLIFGCFSLFQNIVAPTLMSIVFLNPLISVLPRVLLGLIAYLVYRAMPGAQVVKIAVSALVTSMMNTIMVMGLTYILYAKEFAEMRHVPLDQVVNIIIGICIANGIPEAIGAAVIVTPIVLNLLMRKPTRRQE comes from the coding sequence ATGGAAAATTGGCAAAAAGATCCGGCGGCGGACAAGCCGCGTGCGACGGAAGCAACATCACCGGTGAATGATTTGCAGGCGGATTCGCAAGTAACGGAGCGGCCCGCGGACGAACGTCCGAGCGTAGCGCCGCCGACGAAGCGTTCATTTATGACGGTGCGGCAGCTTGTGATCACCGGCCTTTTAGGCGGTATTACCGCGTTGCTCGGTTTGACGGGCTACGGTTTTATTCACCTCATTTATATGAAAGCGACCATTCTGCATATTCCGACGATTATCGGCGGCATTGTGGAAGGACCGCGCGTCGGCATGATGACCGGTTTGATTTTCGGTTGCTTCAGCTTATTCCAAAATATTGTGGCGCCGACGCTGATGAGTATTGTGTTTTTGAACCCGCTCATTTCGGTCTTGCCGCGTGTGCTGCTCGGTTTGATCGCGTACCTCGTGTACCGCGCTATGCCGGGAGCGCAGGTCGTTAAAATCGCGGTGTCCGCATTGGTGACATCGATGATGAATACGATCATGGTCATGGGCCTGACGTATATTTTGTACGCTAAAGAATTCGCGGAAATGCGTCATGTTCCGCTCGATCAGGTAGTTAATATTATCATTGGCATTTGCATTGCCAACGGCATTCCGGAAGCCATCGGCGCGGCCGTGATTGTCACGCCGATCGTGTTGAATTTGCTCATGCGCAAACCGACTCGTCGGCAAGAGTAA
- a CDS encoding DedA family protein has product MDWLYLFMEDYGYWALFLTMVAENMNIPIPSEVVLGFAGYLVHRGIFTYTLACVVGVAAGLVGSLLSYAIGYYGGRPFLQKHKHLFFLSQTKLSSADDWFARYGGIAVLTGRLLPGIRTFISLPAGMARYPLKPFIWYTIIGTIPWTMLLVWLGFQLGEHWEDLLTYDMELFIGSVVVAALAYAYYHYLRKRRSRNSENANRSHDDK; this is encoded by the coding sequence ATGGATTGGCTTTATCTTTTCATGGAAGATTACGGCTACTGGGCGCTGTTTTTAACCATGGTTGCGGAAAATATGAATATCCCGATTCCGAGCGAAGTCGTTTTAGGCTTCGCCGGTTATCTCGTACACCGCGGTATTTTCACCTACACGCTCGCCTGCGTGGTCGGCGTCGCGGCGGGGCTGGTGGGATCGCTGCTGTCGTACGCTATCGGTTACTACGGCGGCCGTCCTTTCTTACAAAAACATAAACATCTCTTTTTTCTCTCGCAAACGAAACTTTCTTCGGCGGATGATTGGTTTGCCCGCTACGGCGGCATTGCCGTTTTGACCGGCCGTCTGTTACCGGGCATACGCACATTTATTTCGCTGCCCGCCGGAATGGCTCGCTATCCGCTCAAACCGTTCATCTGGTATACCATCATAGGCACCATTCCCTGGACGATGCTGCTCGTTTGGCTCGGGTTCCAGCTGGGCGAGCATTGGGAAGATCTTCTGACCTACGATATGGAACTGTTTATCGGTTCCGTCGTCGTGGCCGCCCTCGCCTACGCCTATTACCACTACCTGCGCAAACGTCGCTCCCGAAATTCGGAAAACGCAAACCGCTCCCATGACGACAAATAA
- a CDS encoding DUF1934 domain-containing protein, whose translation MKAVIITVNTLQRDENGQEESIELTTKGTYEKQGDVQILCYDESSLTGLTGTRTTLQLFPHSLVLMRDGKITQQQEFLPGTSQKSLYETPFGNVTLTMYTHELTHTLTNGEGEIALRYDVALEGVHANYNELIIRSREDGTN comes from the coding sequence ATGAAGGCGGTCATTATTACCGTGAACACGCTGCAACGCGATGAGAACGGCCAGGAAGAGAGTATTGAACTGACCACAAAGGGCACGTACGAAAAACAAGGCGACGTGCAAATTTTGTGTTACGACGAATCTTCTCTGACCGGACTTACGGGAACGCGGACAACGTTACAATTGTTTCCGCATTCGCTCGTGCTGATGCGCGACGGTAAGATCACCCAGCAACAGGAATTTTTGCCGGGAACCTCGCAAAAATCACTGTATGAGACCCCCTTTGGCAACGTCACGCTGACGATGTACACGCATGAGCTGACGCATACGCTCACGAACGGCGAGGGAGAAATTGCACTCCGTTACGACGTCGCGCTGGAAGGCGTCCATGCGAATTATAACGAACTGATCATACGCTCACGAGAGGACGGAACGAACTGA
- the argS gene encoding arginine--tRNA ligase gives MDLRTEIGAALTDAVKAAVTKGTLPAGDYPEPFLEQPPQKEFGDFATNIAMQSAKIARRAPRQIADAILAELDSPLIERAEIAGAGFINLFLKNDAVYDILKEILRKGNDYGNLPEKSDEYIQVEYVSANPTGPLHIGHGRGAAFGSALVNLLRAAGYPTQAEYYINDAGNQIDNLAKSVDARYRELLGETVEFPEDGYHGRDIITTAQTIIDEDGDKYLAMPAAERLAIFKERALNAKLERLRKDLADFHVEFDQWFSERTLHPEAIETACAELKARGKLYEKEGALWLNTTAYGDDKDRVVIRANGVGTYFAADIAYHRNKYERGFTQMINIWGADHHGYVARVKAALTALGYDADKLEILLLQMVNLLRGGEVVKMSKRTGKSITLAELIEEVGADAARYFFIMRSLDSQLDFDIDLAKSHSNENPVYYIQYAYARIHSIYRQAEENQIAYGAWEDTDFSLLTEPAELDLIKQMSEYREMIANAAAAHAPHRLARYLYELAGLFHSFYKQCRILGIDQERQQARLGLITATKYILWHGLTILGVSAPEKM, from the coding sequence ATGGATTTACGGACGGAAATTGGTGCGGCGCTTACCGACGCGGTCAAAGCGGCCGTCACCAAGGGAACACTTCCCGCCGGCGACTACCCCGAACCTTTTCTGGAACAGCCGCCACAAAAAGAATTCGGTGATTTCGCCACTAATATCGCCATGCAATCGGCGAAAATCGCCCGTCGCGCGCCGCGGCAAATTGCGGACGCGATTCTGGCGGAGCTCGACTCCCCGCTGATTGAACGCGCGGAAATCGCCGGCGCCGGTTTTATCAATTTATTTTTGAAAAACGACGCAGTCTACGATATTTTAAAAGAAATTTTGCGTAAGGGTAACGACTACGGCAACCTGCCGGAAAAAAGCGACGAATATATTCAAGTCGAATACGTCAGCGCCAATCCCACCGGACCGCTCCATATCGGCCACGGCCGCGGCGCGGCGTTCGGCAGCGCGCTGGTCAACCTGCTGCGCGCCGCCGGCTACCCGACACAGGCGGAATACTACATCAACGACGCGGGCAACCAAATCGACAATCTCGCGAAATCGGTCGATGCGCGTTACCGTGAACTCTTGGGTGAAACGGTTGAATTTCCGGAAGACGGTTACCACGGCCGCGACATCATCACGACCGCACAGACGATCATTGATGAGGACGGCGACAAATATTTAGCCATGCCCGCCGCCGAACGCCTCGCGATTTTCAAAGAGCGGGCGTTGAACGCAAAACTCGAACGTTTACGCAAAGATTTGGCGGATTTCCATGTGGAATTCGATCAATGGTTCAGTGAACGCACGTTGCATCCGGAAGCGATCGAGACGGCTTGCGCCGAACTGAAAGCGCGCGGCAAGCTGTATGAAAAAGAAGGCGCGCTGTGGCTGAACACCACTGCATACGGCGATGACAAAGACCGCGTCGTCATTCGCGCCAACGGCGTCGGCACGTATTTCGCCGCCGATATCGCGTACCACCGCAACAAGTACGAACGCGGTTTCACGCAGATGATCAACATCTGGGGCGCCGACCATCACGGTTACGTCGCTCGCGTTAAAGCGGCGCTCACGGCGCTCGGCTATGACGCGGATAAACTCGAAATTTTACTTTTGCAAATGGTCAATCTCTTGCGCGGCGGCGAAGTCGTCAAGATGAGCAAACGTACCGGCAAATCGATTACGCTTGCCGAACTGATCGAAGAAGTCGGCGCCGACGCGGCGCGGTATTTCTTCATCATGCGTTCGCTCGACAGTCAGCTCGACTTTGACATCGACTTGGCAAAATCGCACAGCAATGAAAATCCGGTGTACTATATCCAATACGCCTACGCGCGCATTCACAGCATTTACCGCCAGGCGGAGGAAAATCAGATCGCGTACGGCGCTTGGGAAGATACCGATTTCAGTTTGCTGACGGAACCCGCCGAACTGGATCTGATTAAACAGATGAGCGAGTATCGCGAGATGATCGCGAACGCGGCCGCCGCGCATGCGCCGCATCGTCTGGCTCGTTATCTTTATGAACTCGCCGGCCTGTTCCATTCGTTTTATAAACAGTGCCGCATTTTGGGCATTGATCAGGAACGCCAACAGGCGCGTTTGGGACTGATCACAGCGACCAAGTATATTTTATGGCACGGCTTAACCATTCTCGGTGTCAGCGCGCCGGAAAAAATGTAA
- a CDS encoding CTP synthase — MTKYIFVTGGVVSSLGKGITAASLGRLLKNRGYRVTIQKFDPYLNIDPGTMSPYQHGEVFVTDDGAETDLDLGHYERFIDINLSQRSNVTSGRIYQTVISRERKGDYLGGTVQVIPHVTNAIKEQVFRVGQEVNADVVITEIGGTVGDIESQPFLEAIRQVKKDIGKENVLYIHVTLLPYISASGELKTKPTQHSVKEMRSIGIQPDIIVCRSEYPISQEMKEKIALFCDVDVDAIIENRTAQSIYEVPLMMQHEGLDKIVLRKLQLEDKPLDMSDWEHMVDRMLHPQGELEVALVGKYVSLHDAYLSVVESLDHAGYAFNRKVNIRWIDSEEIESADDLAPLFAGVDGIVVPGGFGSRGVEGKIRTIRFAREHKIPYLGLCLGMQCAVMEFARNVCGIQDAISSEFDADAEHPVIDLMPDQVDIEDKGGTMRLGLYPCKLVDGTHSRELYGEELVYERHRHRYEFNNAYRKQLTDAGLILAGTSPDERLVEIVEVKDHPFFVAVQFHPEFKSRPNNPHPLFYGFIQAMEQEAK, encoded by the coding sequence ATGACTAAGTACATATTTGTCACGGGCGGTGTCGTTTCTTCGCTCGGTAAAGGTATCACCGCCGCATCGCTCGGCCGTTTACTGAAAAACCGCGGCTATCGGGTCACGATCCAAAAATTCGATCCGTATTTAAATATTGACCCGGGCACGATGAGCCCGTACCAACACGGTGAAGTTTTCGTAACCGATGACGGCGCGGAAACGGACCTCGACCTCGGTCATTACGAACGCTTTATCGATATCAACTTAAGTCAGCGTTCCAATGTGACGAGCGGTCGCATTTATCAAACCGTCATTTCGCGGGAACGTAAAGGCGATTACCTGGGCGGTACCGTGCAAGTCATTCCGCATGTAACGAACGCGATCAAAGAACAGGTGTTCCGCGTCGGCCAGGAAGTCAATGCCGATGTGGTCATCACCGAAATCGGCGGCACGGTCGGCGATATCGAAAGCCAACCGTTTTTGGAAGCGATTCGCCAGGTGAAAAAAGATATCGGCAAAGAAAACGTTCTGTATATTCACGTGACGCTCCTGCCGTACATCTCCGCTTCCGGCGAATTGAAAACGAAACCGACGCAACACAGCGTGAAAGAAATGCGCAGCATCGGTATCCAGCCGGACATCATCGTCTGCCGCAGCGAATACCCGATCTCGCAGGAGATGAAAGAAAAAATCGCGTTATTCTGCGACGTCGATGTCGACGCGATCATTGAAAACCGTACCGCGCAAAGTATTTACGAAGTACCTTTAATGATGCAGCATGAAGGTTTGGATAAAATCGTTCTGCGCAAATTACAGCTGGAAGACAAGCCCCTCGACATGAGCGATTGGGAACATATGGTCGATCGCATGCTCCACCCGCAAGGCGAACTGGAAGTGGCGCTCGTCGGCAAATACGTTTCGCTCCACGACGCGTATCTTTCCGTCGTCGAATCGCTCGATCATGCCGGCTATGCGTTTAACCGCAAAGTCAACATTCGCTGGATCGATTCGGAAGAGATTGAATCAGCCGATGATCTCGCACCGCTTTTTGCGGGTGTGGACGGTATCGTCGTCCCCGGCGGTTTCGGTTCTCGCGGCGTGGAAGGCAAGATCCGCACGATCCGTTTCGCGCGCGAACATAAAATTCCCTACCTCGGTTTATGCCTCGGCATGCAATGCGCCGTGATGGAATTCGCCCGCAATGTCTGCGGCATTCAAGATGCGATTTCGAGCGAATTTGATGCCGACGCCGAACATCCGGTCATCGACTTAATGCCCGACCAGGTCGATATCGAAGATAAAGGCGGCACCATGCGCTTGGGTCTGTATCCCTGCAAGTTGGTCGATGGCACGCATTCGCGCGAGCTTTACGGGGAAGAATTGGTGTATGAACGTCATCGTCACCGTTACGAATTCAACAACGCGTATCGTAAGCAACTGACCGACGCCGGTTTGATTCTCGCCGGTACCAGTCCCGATGAACGTCTGGTGGAAATTGTCGAAGTCAAAGACCATCCCTTCTTTGTCGCCGTGCAGTTCCATCCGGAATTCAAATCGCGTCCGAATAATCCGCATCCTCTGTTTTACGGATTCATTCAGGCGATGGAGCAAGAAGCAAAATAA